A stretch of the Phycisphaerales bacterium genome encodes the following:
- a CDS encoding porin codes for MRLALAISVIVFLTGMAIGDPEEVAILDEVQELRQAVQQLKAEVDQVHAQYSENWLTQRRSEEVRALVQDVLADSDTRASLLQDGIQAGYKDGFFISSADGSYSLRINGLFQMRWLYNNSPGNNPKVDYGFEIRRLRIEFSGHVVDETWKYKFVLASNRNSVTNSNANIFAEDAYLSKSLGNGLTVKFGQYKVPYLREQIASASRLLAVDRTIINARYTWARSQGIGLNYASDQFTVDFMYNDGPKHINLQALENDANNGLAVRGQALLAGTFRQFSGMSGMPGGEFGVLLGGAFAWTNAGYKNAILSYPREDKNQQNYGFTVDASLQGNGWNAMTYFVWNNGQRESNEWEQSWGFVAQGGMFIADPLELFAQYSLGHIDDANTKNTSWLTVGFNYYPVQGTTEIKFSTDFGWGFDPIEATYSSTGTGVRESENDGEWLFRTQMQLTF; via the coding sequence ATGAGGCTTGCACTGGCAATAAGCGTGATTGTTTTCTTAACGGGCATGGCCATAGGTGATCCTGAAGAAGTTGCGATACTTGATGAAGTCCAAGAACTTCGACAGGCAGTTCAGCAGCTAAAGGCAGAGGTGGATCAAGTTCATGCTCAGTATTCAGAGAATTGGTTGACACAGCGGCGATCCGAAGAAGTGCGTGCGTTAGTACAGGATGTATTGGCTGATTCTGATACACGAGCAAGCTTGCTACAGGATGGTATACAAGCAGGATACAAAGATGGCTTCTTTATCAGCAGCGCAGATGGTTCCTACTCCCTGAGAATAAATGGATTGTTTCAGATGCGATGGCTCTACAACAATTCTCCGGGGAACAACCCTAAAGTCGACTATGGATTTGAGATTCGTCGCTTGCGTATTGAATTTTCTGGACACGTCGTTGACGAGACGTGGAAGTACAAATTTGTTTTGGCGAGCAATCGAAATTCTGTGACAAATAGCAACGCGAATATATTTGCCGAGGATGCTTATCTTTCAAAAAGTCTCGGTAATGGACTAACGGTGAAGTTTGGCCAGTACAAAGTTCCATATCTTCGCGAACAGATTGCTTCGGCCAGTCGACTTTTGGCGGTTGATCGCACGATTATCAATGCTCGATATACATGGGCTCGGAGTCAGGGCATCGGTCTCAACTATGCTAGCGATCAATTTACAGTTGACTTTATGTATAACGATGGCCCAAAGCATATCAATCTGCAAGCTCTAGAGAATGATGCCAACAATGGTTTGGCTGTTCGTGGGCAGGCTCTTCTTGCAGGCACGTTCCGTCAGTTCAGCGGCATGAGTGGTATGCCAGGCGGTGAATTTGGCGTCCTACTTGGTGGTGCGTTTGCATGGACAAATGCGGGCTATAAAAACGCGATTCTGAGCTATCCTCGTGAGGACAAGAACCAACAAAACTATGGTTTTACAGTTGATGCAAGTCTGCAAGGTAATGGTTGGAACGCCATGACTTACTTTGTATGGAACAATGGGCAGAGAGAATCAAATGAGTGGGAGCAATCGTGGGGTTTCGTTGCACAAGGGGGGATGTTTATTGCTGATCCACTTGAGTTGTTTGCCCAATATTCACTAGGCCACATTGACGATGCAAATACAAAAAACACCAGTTGGTTGACAGTGGGTTTTAATTATTATCCAGTTCAAGGCACAACCGAAATAAAATTCTCGACCGATTTTGGTTGGGGATTTGATCCCATCGAAGCGACATACTCAAGTACTGGTACGGGTGTGCGTGAATCTGAGAATGATGGTGAATGGTTGTTCCGAACTCAGATGCAATTGACATTTTAA
- a CDS encoding porin, whose amino-acid sequence MKRSIVIGAVFLLGSAAMGDSQSQATPGEVQELRRMVEQLKGEVDQVRAEQATDWLTEKRADEVRGLIQDVLADADTRSSLLQDGTSAGYNKGFFITNADGSYTMKINAQFQLRWEYNTAPGSNPEDDYGFELRRLKLKFGGNVIDKTWKYKFVIASSRNNATGGTANLFIEDAYVSKSLGNGLSVKFGQYKVPYLREELVSSSKQLTVDRSIINTRFTWGRSQGIGLGYASDNLTFDFMYNDGPKHINLQSLDGSSNNGLAARAQMLLAGDFKQFKSMSGMPGGEFGAMIGAAFAWTNAASKDAVLSYPRKDANDQNYGFTVDASLQGGGWNAMAYFVWNNGKAKSSGDWNSSWGLVAQGGIFLADPVEIFARYALGHIEDNSPEDTNWLTVGVNYYPVKDSTNVKVTTDFGWAFDGVDSTYTSSGTGVRSSDDSGEWLLRSQLQLLF is encoded by the coding sequence ATGAAGAGGTCAATCGTAATAGGCGCAGTCTTTCTTTTGGGAAGTGCGGCTATGGGTGATTCACAGAGTCAAGCAACGCCTGGCGAAGTTCAAGAACTTCGACGGATGGTCGAACAACTAAAGGGTGAAGTCGATCAGGTTCGTGCAGAGCAGGCAACAGACTGGTTAACTGAAAAACGAGCTGACGAAGTGCGAGGTTTGATTCAGGACGTGCTTGCAGACGCTGATACTCGATCAAGCTTGCTGCAAGATGGTACCTCTGCTGGTTACAACAAAGGATTCTTTATCACGAACGCAGATGGTTCGTACACGATGAAGATCAATGCACAGTTCCAATTGCGATGGGAATATAACACCGCTCCAGGCAGCAACCCAGAAGATGACTATGGCTTTGAACTACGACGCCTAAAGTTAAAGTTTGGTGGTAATGTCATAGATAAGACCTGGAAATACAAGTTTGTTATTGCAAGCAGTCGAAACAATGCGACTGGCGGTACAGCAAATCTGTTTATTGAAGATGCTTATGTTTCAAAGAGTCTGGGTAATGGCCTGAGTGTCAAGTTTGGCCAGTACAAAGTTCCTTATCTTCGTGAAGAGCTTGTGTCTTCAAGTAAGCAGTTAACGGTTGATCGTTCGATTATCAACACACGCTTCACCTGGGGGCGTAGTCAGGGTATTGGCCTTGGTTATGCAAGCGACAACCTGACTTTTGATTTTATGTACAACGACGGACCAAAGCACATCAATCTTCAGAGTCTTGATGGTTCTTCTAACAACGGTCTTGCAGCTCGCGCTCAGATGTTGCTTGCGGGTGATTTTAAGCAGTTTAAAAGCATGAGCGGAATGCCCGGTGGCGAGTTTGGTGCAATGATTGGTGCTGCATTCGCTTGGACCAATGCTGCCTCAAAAGATGCCGTTTTGAGCTATCCGCGCAAAGATGCAAACGACCAAAACTACGGCTTTACTGTTGATGCAAGCTTACAAGGTGGTGGCTGGAACGCGATGGCCTACTTCGTATGGAATAATGGTAAGGCAAAGAGTAGTGGCGATTGGAATTCATCATGGGGCCTCGTTGCCCAAGGTGGAATTTTCTTGGCTGACCCAGTTGAGATCTTTGCTCGCTACGCCCTTGGTCATATTGAAGACAATAGTCCCGAAGATACAAACTGGCTGACGGTTGGCGTCAACTACTATCCAGTAAAAGATTCGACGAATGTTAAGGTGACAACCGACTTTGGCTGGGCATTTGATGGTGTTGATTCAACATATACAAGCTCCGGCACAGGTGTGCGTAGTTCAGATGATTCTGGCGAATGGCTACTTCGTAGCCAGCTTCAACTCCTTTTCTGA
- a CDS encoding inorganic diphosphatase gives MTDYLRLPPGPDPPSIVNAVIEIPKGSSSKFEYEKNLNVFKLDRALYSPVHYPGAYGFIPQTHAEDGDPLDVIVMTDGPTFTGCLIEVRPLGVLEMRDDKGLDHKILGVPVSDPLARDLHGLQHLSSHLLREVDYFFGIYKELEGKKSDTYGWQDRVAAFAIIEDCLKRFQKLEADQLNM, from the coding sequence GTGACTGATTATCTCAGACTGCCCCCAGGTCCAGACCCACCATCAATAGTAAATGCTGTGATTGAGATTCCCAAAGGGTCTTCTAGCAAGTTTGAGTATGAAAAGAATCTTAATGTATTTAAGCTCGATAGGGCTCTTTATAGTCCGGTGCATTATCCAGGGGCATATGGTTTTATTCCCCAAACGCATGCTGAAGACGGTGACCCACTGGATGTCATTGTGATGACCGATGGTCCAACCTTTACTGGTTGTCTCATTGAAGTGCGTCCGCTCGGTGTTTTGGAAATGCGAGATGACAAGGGGCTAGATCATAAGATTCTTGGTGTACCAGTCAGTGATCCATTGGCTCGTGACCTGCATGGGCTGCAGCATCTCTCCAGCCATCTTCTGCGTGAGGTCGATTACTTCTTTGGGATCTACAAAGAGCTCGAAGGCAAAAAATCAGATACCTATGGATGGCAAGATCGTGTTGCTGCTTTTGCGATCATTGAAGACTGCCTCAAGCGATTCCAGAAGCTTGAAGCCGATCAACTTAATATGTAG
- the galK gene encoding galactokinase, with protein sequence MLRTFRAPGRVNLIGDHVDYVGGMVCPASIDLECRVRVLTTEGDQLRVRSADLDEEGVWDVHSIHKQEPTGTWMDYVVGIARELDHRGIALFPAHMEITSTVPIGAGLSSSASLEISIALALCDIAGEIIPRPELVEICVAAERNFVGVQCGIMDQFVSVYGAEGCALLLDCHTKKHQLIELPSTMQVVVVDSMIRHSLGSSAYNERREQCAKAEALIGKPLRELARTDISGCIEVLPKPLKQRARHVVTENERVRHFAEACWHHDFKKMGVCMKESHESLRDNYEVSCQELDFLVDLAQQQHATIGARMTGGGFGGCTVNLIEPGHLESWSATIKKVYADQFSITPKVHVVTPSKGAGLCVQGA encoded by the coding sequence ATGCTCCGGACATTTCGAGCACCAGGTCGGGTCAATCTCATTGGCGATCACGTTGACTATGTGGGTGGGATGGTTTGTCCTGCAAGCATTGATTTAGAGTGTCGCGTCCGTGTGCTGACAACAGAGGGCGATCAGTTGCGTGTCCGGTCTGCTGATCTTGATGAAGAAGGTGTTTGGGATGTGCATTCAATTCATAAACAAGAACCGACCGGCACATGGATGGACTATGTGGTTGGTATTGCAAGAGAGTTAGATCATCGTGGCATTGCTCTGTTTCCAGCTCATATGGAAATTACGAGCACTGTTCCTATTGGAGCAGGCTTAAGCTCATCAGCATCTCTTGAAATTTCTATTGCATTAGCACTTTGTGATATTGCTGGAGAGATAATTCCACGTCCCGAGTTGGTTGAAATATGTGTTGCAGCTGAGAGAAATTTTGTTGGTGTTCAGTGTGGCATTATGGATCAGTTTGTTTCTGTTTATGGTGCAGAAGGGTGTGCACTACTATTAGATTGTCACACGAAGAAGCACCAGCTTATTGAGCTGCCGTCGACTATGCAGGTTGTCGTAGTTGATTCAATGATTCGACACTCTCTTGGAAGCAGCGCTTATAACGAGAGACGTGAGCAGTGTGCGAAAGCCGAAGCATTGATAGGGAAGCCACTGCGTGAACTCGCGAGGACTGATATAAGCGGCTGTATAGAAGTATTGCCTAAGCCTTTAAAGCAACGCGCACGGCACGTTGTGACAGAGAATGAACGTGTGCGGCACTTTGCTGAGGCCTGTTGGCATCATGATTTTAAAAAAATGGGCGTGTGCATGAAAGAGTCTCATGAAAGTCTGCGTGATAATTATGAAGTCAGCTGTCAAGAGTTAGACTTTCTAGTTGATTTAGCTCAGCAGCAGCACGCAACGATTGGTGCTCGGATGACAGGCGGAGGTTTTGGTGGATGCACAGTGAATCTCATTGAGCCTGGTCATTTAGAATCTTGGTCAGCGACCATAAAGAAAGTCTACGCAGATCAATTTTCGATTACTCCTAAAGTCCATGTTGTAACGCCAAGCAAGGGCGCAGGTTTATGTGTTCAAGGGGCCTGA
- a CDS encoding class I SAM-dependent methyltransferase → MVEPQKSILEQCEKSSWWETFFDEVYGQGVLERIDTSKTKAQVEFICRELNLKPGDYLFDQCCGRGRVSIPMASQGYHVIGVDCIQSYVDHASQKAEESNLECLFVCDDARHFVSPQPCDAAINWFTSFGYSSHSQDNTELIRRAYDSLKPGGMFALDYVNMAYALHNFKDRSVHKIEPECADSLVVIEESAIDCVAGMIKSDWTFVLGDGQEICRPMEVKMYMPHEVYSLLQQCGFEDLRLFGNVSGDPITLTTPRCICVGRKPL, encoded by the coding sequence ATGGTAGAGCCTCAAAAATCAATTCTAGAACAATGTGAGAAATCATCCTGGTGGGAGACGTTTTTTGATGAGGTATACGGCCAGGGCGTGCTAGAGCGTATTGATACAAGCAAAACGAAGGCCCAAGTCGAATTTATTTGCAGAGAACTCAATCTAAAGCCAGGAGATTATCTGTTTGATCAATGTTGTGGCAGGGGCCGAGTGAGCATTCCGATGGCATCCCAAGGCTACCATGTCATTGGGGTCGATTGTATTCAAAGTTATGTAGATCATGCATCACAGAAAGCCGAGGAATCAAATCTCGAGTGTCTTTTCGTCTGTGATGATGCGCGTCATTTTGTATCGCCTCAGCCTTGTGATGCTGCTATCAATTGGTTCACAAGTTTTGGTTATAGCTCTCACTCTCAAGATAATACTGAGCTCATAAGACGAGCTTATGATTCGCTTAAGCCAGGCGGAATGTTTGCATTAGATTACGTGAACATGGCATATGCGCTCCATAATTTTAAAGATCGTAGTGTCCACAAAATTGAACCAGAGTGCGCTGATTCGCTTGTTGTTATCGAAGAAAGCGCCATCGATTGTGTCGCGGGCATGATTAAAAGCGATTGGACATTTGTTCTTGGCGATGGACAGGAAATTTGCCGGCCAATGGAAGTCAAAATGTATATGCCACATGAAGTCTATTCACTGCTTCAGCAATGTGGTTTTGAAGATCTTCGCTTATTTGGAAACGTCTCAGGAGATCCGATTACACTCACCACTCCACGCTGTATATGCGTTGGTCGTAAGCCATTGTAA
- a CDS encoding ABC transporter ATP-binding protein, whose protein sequence is MQNVLELRNAHKQFNGTKALCGASLTLQQGHWLALVGPNGAGKTTLIRSIAGRIGLDAGHLKLFGQEVGPTQSFNNVVHKRVGVVPQNLAIYFHLTAIENLQAFAVFHNVNQTDINERVEWALQWTGLHERKDDLANDYSGGMKRRLNLACGVLHKPELLLLDEPMVGVDPQSRERIWEMLDSLRCNGTSILLTTHQLDEAQQMADRVIVLDHGREIANGTLDELISQTVGKDHRVEILLKQEIKTSLNIEGITPERDRIRCAMVDIADQLPSLLSDLKNAGCEVLEIRIHTPTLRDVFLSLTGRDLRE, encoded by the coding sequence ATGCAGAACGTTCTCGAACTTCGCAACGCGCATAAGCAATTCAATGGGACGAAAGCACTGTGTGGTGCGAGCCTCACTTTACAACAAGGCCACTGGCTTGCCCTTGTTGGTCCAAACGGTGCTGGCAAGACCACACTTATTCGATCCATTGCCGGCCGGATTGGACTTGACGCCGGGCACTTAAAACTATTCGGACAAGAGGTTGGACCAACACAATCTTTTAATAATGTTGTTCATAAACGGGTTGGTGTCGTACCCCAGAATCTAGCCATTTACTTTCATCTAACAGCCATTGAGAATCTGCAAGCTTTTGCCGTGTTTCATAATGTTAACCAGACTGATATTAATGAGCGCGTCGAATGGGCACTTCAATGGACAGGCCTTCATGAACGAAAAGATGACCTTGCTAACGACTATTCTGGTGGCATGAAAAGACGCCTCAATCTTGCCTGCGGCGTCCTTCATAAACCCGAACTTCTTCTTCTTGACGAGCCAATGGTTGGCGTTGACCCACAAAGTCGCGAGCGTATTTGGGAAATGCTCGACTCGCTTCGTTGCAATGGCACTTCTATTCTGCTCACAACACATCAGCTTGACGAAGCCCAGCAAATGGCTGACCGAGTGATTGTCTTAGATCATGGTCGCGAAATTGCAAATGGCACACTTGATGAGCTCATCTCACAAACCGTCGGAAAAGATCACCGTGTTGAAATTTTACTCAAACAAGAAATTAAGACCTCACTCAATATTGAAGGGATAACTCCTGAAAGAGATCGGATTCGATGCGCTATGGTAGACATCGCAGATCAGCTTCCCTCTCTACTTTCTGATCTTAAGAATGCTGGCTGCGAGGTTCTGGAAATTCGAATCCATACGCCGACATTACGCGATGTTTTTCTATCTTTGACTGGCAGGGACCTTCGCGAATGA
- a CDS encoding ABC transporter permease: MIYAQFKISWARIWRDPVTMIITFLLPILFFTIFSMAFGSFGQGTPGHLVMLVVDEDQSEQSERFLNELSKVGPFELQTHQDNRNEEQITRIAAWKAVRQGHQPLALVIPAGFGSETWSPDVAPLEILVDPANPLAAEIVSSHVRETILQSLPELVLQRAFAVHESTNTDHSATENKTREYDQAELAGSNLIPVVINKVYDENDEASTNRPLVAYFAAGIGAIFLLFSTAGLAGTLLEEEEIGLLDRLLCTDVGMTQIIISKWLFISSFGALQLCIMFFWGWLVFGLQLWTLNNFIGFIIMTLLSSLAAGAFGVLLATAARSRHQLSGFSMIIILVMSAVGGSMIPRFFMPEIMQNLGYFTFNTWSLMGYQAVFWYALPGDSLGTMLLSLWDIVVILLCSTMICLGIARQLARRRWEAG; this comes from the coding sequence ATGATCTATGCACAGTTCAAAATATCCTGGGCGCGCATCTGGCGGGATCCTGTCACCATGATCATTACATTCCTTCTGCCTATTCTCTTTTTCACAATCTTCTCCATGGCATTTGGATCGTTTGGACAGGGAACGCCAGGCCATCTCGTTATGTTGGTCGTTGATGAAGATCAAAGCGAACAGAGCGAGCGATTTCTTAATGAATTATCAAAAGTCGGCCCATTTGAGTTACAAACCCATCAAGACAATCGCAACGAAGAACAGATTACCCGCATCGCTGCCTGGAAGGCCGTTCGGCAAGGACATCAACCACTTGCACTTGTGATTCCCGCAGGCTTTGGCAGTGAGACTTGGTCACCAGATGTCGCACCTTTGGAAATCCTGGTTGATCCCGCAAATCCACTTGCTGCCGAGATCGTGAGTAGCCATGTAAGAGAGACAATTCTTCAGTCGCTTCCCGAGCTGGTCCTACAAAGGGCCTTTGCTGTCCATGAATCTACGAATACTGATCATTCAGCTACTGAGAACAAAACCAGAGAATATGACCAAGCAGAACTTGCCGGTTCAAACTTGATTCCTGTTGTCATTAACAAGGTCTATGACGAAAACGATGAGGCTTCAACAAATAGGCCACTCGTCGCATACTTTGCTGCTGGAATCGGCGCTATTTTTCTGCTTTTTTCGACAGCAGGATTAGCGGGAACGTTACTGGAAGAAGAAGAAATTGGGCTGCTCGACCGGCTTCTATGCACTGATGTTGGCATGACACAGATCATTATTTCCAAGTGGCTCTTTATCTCTTCCTTTGGTGCTTTGCAGCTTTGCATCATGTTCTTTTGGGGATGGCTTGTTTTTGGCTTGCAGCTATGGACTCTTAATAACTTTATTGGCTTTATTATCATGACTCTGTTGAGTTCATTGGCCGCTGGTGCTTTTGGAGTACTTCTTGCTACTGCTGCTCGATCCCGACACCAGTTATCTGGTTTTTCAATGATCATTATCCTGGTCATGAGCGCTGTCGGTGGAAGCATGATCCCGCGATTCTTCATGCCTGAAATCATGCAGAACCTAGGCTATTTCACATTCAACACCTGGTCGCTGATGGGCTATCAAGCTGTCTTCTGGTACGCCCTTCCCGGCGATAGTCTCGGAACAATGTTGCTTAGCCTGTGGGATATCGTCGTAATACTGCTTTGTTCGACGATGATCTGCCTCGGCATCGCTAGACAGCTCGCTCGCCGCCGTTGGGAAGCTGGCTAA
- a CDS encoding phosphopantetheine-binding protein, with the protein MDREAVISEIETILRRDLKIGDVEIPNDMPLAGGEFDLDSLDLLLLVTNIEKAFNFKIPNEAVSHEAFSSVSTLADYIIEQAP; encoded by the coding sequence TTGGATCGCGAGGCTGTTATCAGCGAAATTGAAACGATTCTGCGTCGGGATCTTAAGATTGGGGATGTTGAAATTCCTAACGATATGCCATTAGCCGGTGGCGAGTTTGATCTTGACTCTTTAGACCTGCTCTTACTCGTTACGAATATCGAGAAAGCATTTAATTTTAAGATCCCCAATGAGGCTGTTAGCCACGAAGCGTTTTCATCTGTATCGACCCTTGCTGACTACATCATTGAACAAGCACCCTAA
- a CDS encoding outer membrane lipoprotein carrier protein LolA: protein MILRKRLFWYSLFIAVLLTWPATNNGQEAISTSQSTTTLQNNTAFKELDADLAESLANFDKRLAAIKHFRASFIQDKKTPLLRNPMRSSGILLAQGPQMRWNTTEPYASVMVIDQRPGHNEILFYYAEDALLEIHPLNHELGRLAGFPLPSFLELAQHYSIEKDPTPLTDERGSGLGLRLVPKDEATRQHLQQLRLLVDSTTGLIWKVEITEEEGSHTLLTFQELDTKTPVTSEALELNVPIGTEIIRTSPEPVVEQSDE, encoded by the coding sequence TTGATTTTACGTAAACGACTTTTCTGGTACTCGCTTTTTATAGCTGTTTTACTGACATGGCCAGCAACCAATAATGGCCAAGAAGCTATTTCAACCAGTCAGTCGACTACGACTCTTCAGAATAACACGGCCTTTAAAGAGCTTGACGCTGACTTAGCTGAGTCCCTTGCAAACTTCGACAAACGTTTGGCAGCCATTAAGCATTTTCGCGCATCATTTATCCAAGACAAAAAAACACCACTCTTACGAAATCCTATGCGATCAAGTGGAATCCTTCTCGCGCAAGGACCTCAAATGCGCTGGAACACGACTGAACCTTATGCTTCAGTCATGGTGATTGACCAACGACCAGGACACAATGAGATTTTGTTTTATTATGCTGAAGATGCTCTCTTGGAAATTCATCCACTTAATCATGAACTAGGTCGACTCGCCGGTTTTCCACTGCCGAGCTTCCTTGAACTTGCTCAACATTATTCGATTGAGAAAGATCCCACTCCACTCACTGATGAACGAGGATCTGGACTGGGACTTAGATTGGTTCCTAAAGATGAGGCGACTCGACAACACCTCCAACAATTGAGACTACTTGTTGATTCAACAACTGGCCTGATCTGGAAAGTTGAGATTACAGAAGAAGAAGGCAGCCACACACTCCTTACTTTTCAGGAACTAGATACAAAAACACCGGTTACCAGCGAAGCCTTAGAACTCAACGTGCCTATTGGCACTGAAATCATTCGGACTTCACCAGAACCCGTCGTGGAGCAGTCTGATGAGTGA
- a CDS encoding lysophospholipid acyltransferase family protein: MSDTASSVPQSEHVDTGSNQTSNKLSFVERIFIDKIFVSCVRRVPGFMRCLCPIITWLLWHIASNWRRAIILNAAHLLGPDSTTRERKALAKEVLSNFYLFICEVGEASRLTPEAMAMRVKVLDGLDQFIEVRKSQRGAILVTAHIGSFECSLAILQNFENEIHVLFARDGGGGFNELRSLARSQLRAREVPVNDGLGTWIKLRDALNRDEVVVMQGDRVIPGQTGVEMPFFDGLASLPSGPIRLAMVTGAPIIPVYSTRLPDGRLKLAVEPAIEVDANFQGPLADHPAMTTLKSSLERVIGDNPGQWIVVDPIWSDTDIEEEQL; the protein is encoded by the coding sequence ATGAGTGACACTGCTTCATCAGTTCCTCAGTCAGAACATGTAGATACCGGCAGCAATCAGACCAGTAACAAACTATCTTTTGTTGAACGTATCTTTATTGATAAAATTTTTGTGAGTTGCGTGCGACGTGTGCCAGGGTTCATGCGATGCTTATGCCCAATCATTACCTGGTTGCTTTGGCACATTGCTTCCAACTGGCGGCGAGCTATTATTTTGAATGCAGCTCATCTACTTGGCCCAGACTCAACTACTCGTGAGAGAAAGGCGCTCGCAAAAGAAGTTCTTTCAAACTTCTATTTGTTTATATGCGAAGTGGGCGAAGCATCTAGGCTCACTCCCGAGGCAATGGCGATGCGGGTTAAGGTCTTAGATGGTCTTGATCAGTTCATAGAAGTACGAAAAAGCCAGCGGGGCGCCATTTTGGTAACGGCACACATTGGTTCATTCGAATGTTCACTCGCTATTTTACAGAACTTTGAAAACGAAATTCACGTTCTCTTTGCCCGAGATGGTGGAGGCGGCTTCAATGAACTACGTTCGCTCGCAAGATCACAGCTTCGCGCACGAGAGGTACCTGTGAACGACGGCCTTGGAACATGGATCAAACTCCGCGATGCGCTTAATCGTGATGAGGTTGTGGTCATGCAAGGCGATCGGGTTATACCTGGGCAGACAGGTGTCGAGATGCCTTTTTTTGATGGCCTGGCATCACTTCCTTCAGGCCCTATTCGCCTTGCGATGGTAACTGGAGCACCAATCATTCCGGTCTATTCGACTCGGCTGCCTGATGGACGCCTAAAACTAGCTGTCGAACCAGCAATTGAGGTTGATGCAAATTTTCAGGGCCCCCTGGCTGATCATCCAGCCATGACCACACTAAAATCTTCTCTTGAACGCGTGATCGGCGACAATCCGGGACAATGGATTGTGGTTGATCCAATCTGGTCAGATACCGATATTGAAGAGGAGCAATTGTGA